A part of Arachis hypogaea cultivar Tifrunner chromosome 12, arahy.Tifrunner.gnm2.J5K5, whole genome shotgun sequence genomic DNA contains:
- the LOC112728128 gene encoding DNA N(6)-methyladenine demethylase ALKBH1D — MATNKHRVTTPLAGNRVEFIMVGTIRVSLNLKNFSLPFSTKRNSDTAKPKPASSFRVNQFDIFFNGKRYAPQEKNKEICIEGEKERMILRPGMVLLKKFLTHDEQVEIVKICRELGLGPGGFYRPSYENGAKLRLHMMCLGLDWDPQTGKYGNKRLVDGSNPPSIPERFRKLVVKAIQEAQYLIRKECRVSYAERILPSMSPDICIVNFYNNYGRLGLHKDRDETPESIQKGLPVVSFSIGDSAEFIYGDHRDVDKAENAVLDSGDVVIFGGVSRLIFHGVSSIIPNSAPKKLLQDIMLSPGRLNLTFRQY, encoded by the exons ATGGCCACCAACAAACACCGA GTTACCACGCCATTAGCTGGTAATAGAGTAGAATTCATTATGGTTGGAACTATTCGTGTATCGCTTAACCTCAAGAATTTTTCACTTCCTTTTTCAACTAAACGCAATTCAGATACTGCAAAACCAAAACCTGCTTCCAGCTTCCGTGTTAATCAATTTGATATCTTCTTCAATGGAAAACGATATGCGCCGCAagaaaagaacaaggaaatctgCATTGAAGGGGAAAAAGAGAGGATGATACTGCGGCCTGGCATGGTTCTATTGAAGAAGTTCTTAACACATGATGAACAG GTGGAAATAGTGAAAATCTGCCGTGAGCTTGGTCTTGGTCCTGGAGGATTCTATCGGCCGAGTTATGAGAATGGAGCTAAACTTCGATTGCATATGATGTGCCTTGGTCTAGACTGGGATCCTCAAACCGGAAAGTACGGAAATAAGAGGCTAGTTGATGGTAGTAATCCACCCAGTATTCCTGAGAGATTCAGAAAGTTGGTTGTAAAAGCAATACAAGAAGCACAATATCTAATAAGAAAGGAATGCAGAGTAAGCTATGCTGAGAGGATACTCCCTTCAATGTCTCCTGATATATGCATTGTCAACTTTTATAATAACTATGGAAGGCTTGGTCTTCATAAG GATCGCGACGAAACGCCAGAGAGTATCCAAAAGGGGTTGCCTGTTGTGTCCTTCTCCATTGGCGATTCGGCGGAATTTATTTATGGTGATCACAGGGATGTGGATAAGGCGGAGAATGCAGTTCTAGATTCAGGAGATGTGGTGATATTTGGTGGTGTATCTAGGCTTATTTTCCATGGAGTTTCATCAATCATACCAAACTCAGCACCAAAGAAATTGCTTCAAGATATTATGCTCTCTCCAGGGCGCCTCAATCTTACATTCAGACAGTATTAA